The following coding sequences lie in one Nakaseomyces glabratus chromosome K, complete sequence genomic window:
- the GSY1 gene encoding glycogen (starch) synthase GSY1 (CAGL0K10626g~Ortholog(s) have glycogen (starch) synthase activity, role in glycogen biosynthetic process and mitochondrion localization) gives MPRDLQNHLLFEVATEVANKVGGIYSVLKSKAPVTVAQYQDNYTLIGPLNKGTYQGEVEELDWEDPSIFSEELQPVQQALKYMREKGVYFVYARWLIEGAPRVILFDLDSVRYKLNEWKADLWSLVGIPSPENDWETNDAILLGYTVVWFLGELTQLDHKHAIIGHFHEWLAGVALPLCRKKRIDVVTIFTTHATLLGRYLCAAGDVDFYNHLQYFDVDQEAGKRGIYHRYCIERAAAHTADVFTTVSQITALEAEHLLKRKPDGILPNGLNVVKFQAVHEFQNLHALKKEKINDFVRAHFHGNFDFDLDNTLYFFIAGRYEYKNKGADMFVEALARLNYRLKMAGSKKTVVAFIIMPAQNNSFTVEALRSQAVVKSLENTVNEVTSLIGKRIFEHAMKFPHNGITNEIPNNLEELLKPSDKVLLKKRVLALRRPYGELPPIVTHNMADDANDPILNQIRHVQLFNNHSDRVKVIFHPEFLNANNPILGLDYDEFVRGCHLGVFPSYYEPWGYTPAECTVMGVPSITTNLSGFGAYMEDLIETNQAKDYGIYIVDRRYKAPDESVEQLVDYMEEFVNKTRRQRINQRNRTERLSDLLDWKRMGLEYVKARQLGLRRAYPDQFKEIVGEDVNDSSMEALAGGKKLKIARPLSVPGSPRDAAKSPSTVFMTPGDLGTIQDANNVDDYFHLSVNDNEEE, from the coding sequence ATGCCTCGTGATTTACAGAACCATCTTCTATTTGAAGTTGCTACCGAGGTGGCCAACAAGGTCGGTGGTATTTACTCTGTGTTGAAGTCTAAGGCACCAGTGACAGTGGCACAATACCAGGATAACTATACCTTGATTGGTCCATTGAACAAAGGAACTTATCAAGGTGAAGTCGAGGAGCTGGATTGGGAAGACCCTTCTATCTTCTCAGAGGAGCTTCAACCTGTGCAACAGGCCCTGAAGTACATGAGAGAAAAAGGCGTGTACTTTGTCTACGCCCGTTGGTTGATTGAAGGTGCCCCCAGAGTCATCCTTTTCGATTTGGACTCCGTGCGTTACAAGCTGAACGAATGGAAGGCCGACCTGTGGTCCCTAGTTGGAATTCCATCCCCAGAAAATGATTGGGAAACCAATGATGCAATCTTACTAGGTTACACAGTCGTGTGGTTCTTGGGTGAATTGACTCAATTGGATCACAAACATGCCATTATCGGTCATTTCCACGAGTGGTTGGCTGGTGTCGCATTGCCATTGTGtagaaagaagagaattGATGTGGTGACCATTTTCACCACACACGCTACTTTATTGGGTAGATATCTGTGTGCTGCAGGTGATGTAGATTTCTACAACCATTTGCAATACTTTGATGTGGACCAAGAGGCAGGCAAGAGAGGTATCTACCACAGATACTGTATCGAAAGAGCTGCTGCTCATACAGCCGATGTGTTTACCACTGTGTCACAGATTACTGCACTTGAAGCAGAGCATTTGTTGAAGAGAAAGCCTGATGGTATTCTTCCAAATGGTTTGAACGTGGTTAAATTTCAAGCTGTTCATGAATTCCAAAACTTGCATGCATtaaagaaggaaaagatcAACGACTTTGTTAGAGCACACTTCCACGGTAACTTTGACTTTGACTTGGACAATACTTTGTACTTTTTTATTGCTGGTAGATATGAGTACAAGAATAAGGGTGCTGATATGTTTGTTGAAGCTCTGGCTCGTTTGAACTATAGGTTGAAAATGGCTGGCTCCAAGAAGACCGTTGTAGCTTTCATAATTATGCCAGCTCAAAACAATTCTTTCACTGTTGAAGCTCTAAGAAGTCAAGCTGTTGTTAAGTCCTTGGAAAACACAGTTAACGAAGTGACTTCCTTGATTGGTAAGAGAATCTTCGAGCATGCTATGAAATTCCCACATAATGGTATCACCAATGAAATTCCAAACAACCTGGAAGAACTTTTGAAGCCTTCTGATAAAGTTCTGTTGAAGAAGCGTGTTTTGGCTTTGAGAAGGCCATATGGTGAATTGCCACCAATTGTGACTCACAATATGGCTGATGATGCCAATGATCCAATTCTGAACCAAATAAGACATGTCCAATTGTTCAACAACCACAGCGATCGTGTTAAGGTGATCTTCCATCCAGAGTTTTTGAACGCCAACAACCCAATCTTGGGTCTAGATTACGATGAATTTGTCCGTGGTTGTCACTTGGGTGTCTTCCCATCATACTATGAGCCTTGGGGTTACACGCCAGCTGAATGTACCGTAATGGGTGTCCCATCCATCACTACTAACTTATCAGGTTTCGGTGCCTATATGGAAGACTTGATCGAAACCAACCAAGCCAAGGACTATGGTATCTACATCGTTGACCGTCGTTACAAGGCACCAGATGAGTCAGTGGAGCAGCTAGTTGACTACATGGAAGAGTTTGTAAACAAGACCAGAAGACAAAGAATCAATCAAAGAAACAGAACCGAGAGATTATCCGATCTACTGGATTGGAAGCGTATGGGTTTGGAGTACGTAAAGGCCAGACAATTAGGTCTTCGTAGGGCTTACCCAGACCAGTTCAAGGAGATTGTTGGAGAAGATGTGAATGATTCCAGCATGGAGGCACTGGCTGGCGGCAAGAAGCTAAAGATTGCCAGACCACTAAGTGTCCCAGGCTCCCCAAGAGACGCCGCCAAGTCTCCAAGCACAGTGTTCATGACCCCCGGTGATCTTGGTACAATCCAGGACGCCAACAACGTTGACGATTACTTCCATTTAAGTGTTAATGACAATGAGGAGGAATGA